The Gemmata palustris genome includes a region encoding these proteins:
- a CDS encoding precorrin-2 dehydrogenase/sirohydrochlorin ferrochelatase family protein — translation MFPILLDLRGKLVCVIGGGAVGSRKARAAVDAGAGVRVVDPRPDLSLPNQVIHILELYRTEHLEGAALVFACATSEVNAQVVVDAHLRGVWVNAATSPDAGDFTLPAVVRRGALTLAVSTEGASPALARRIREKLEAEYDEVFAEWVRILADVRAEVLATVADESRRRALLDSFADWSWLARLRAEGADVVRNAMRAGW, via the coding sequence GTGTTTCCCATCCTCCTCGATTTACGCGGGAAGCTTGTTTGCGTGATTGGGGGAGGGGCGGTCGGCTCGCGCAAGGCGCGGGCGGCCGTTGACGCGGGCGCGGGCGTTCGTGTTGTCGATCCGCGACCCGATCTTTCACTTCCGAACCAAGTTATTCACATCCTGGAACTGTATCGCACAGAACACCTCGAAGGCGCCGCTCTCGTATTCGCGTGCGCAACTTCCGAAGTCAACGCTCAGGTCGTTGTCGACGCCCATTTACGCGGAGTCTGGGTGAACGCGGCCACGTCGCCGGATGCGGGCGATTTCACCCTGCCGGCCGTTGTGCGTCGCGGTGCCTTGACACTTGCCGTTAGTACAGAAGGGGCGTCGCCGGCCCTCGCGCGCCGCATCCGCGAAAAGCTCGAAGCCGAATACGACGAAGTGTTTGCGGAATGGGTGCGGATACTCGCCGACGTGCGGGCCGAGGTGCTCGCGACGGTGGCGGACGAATCGCGTCGGCGCGCGTTGCTCGATTCCTTCGCCGATTGGTCCTGGCTCGCCCGACTGCGCGCAGAAGGCGCAGACGTCGTGCGCAACGCGATGCGCGCGGGTTGGTGA
- a CDS encoding NotI family restriction endonuclease has protein sequence MSKVAELYGLPTAYEPPGRTWADVVAIQHCPFLDRKCLKNRKSEPNQTIGSCTMAFGKDANHLMICPFRLLERRQIFEDCKPLVTLHQPGNEWHIVSELDVPGGSVDYCLVSVRKKKVMDFIGIELQTLDSTGTVWPERQRFLHSKDIQVKEEDRKSTKPFGMNWKMTAKTALVQMHHKIQTFEHLSKKLVLVLQDHLLAYMRQEFTFDHLVPARLGDPMHFHSYSLGEEDGALKLELEGQHSTDTAGIAKCLGLQSEAKVELEAIIALIEVKISHKTLMSIETPPPASTLADEATEEDS, from the coding sequence ATGAGCAAGGTTGCCGAACTCTACGGACTGCCCACCGCCTACGAACCTCCGGGCAGGACGTGGGCCGATGTGGTTGCGATACAGCATTGCCCATTCTTGGACCGAAAGTGCTTGAAGAACCGCAAGAGCGAACCGAATCAGACCATCGGCTCATGCACGATGGCGTTCGGCAAAGACGCCAACCACCTGATGATTTGCCCGTTCCGGCTGCTGGAGCGGCGGCAAATATTCGAGGACTGCAAACCTCTCGTCACGCTGCATCAACCGGGCAACGAGTGGCACATTGTCTCGGAACTGGACGTGCCGGGTGGCAGCGTTGATTACTGCCTTGTGTCCGTCCGGAAGAAGAAGGTGATGGACTTCATCGGCATCGAACTTCAAACGCTGGACTCGACGGGGACCGTTTGGCCGGAGCGACAGCGGTTCCTTCACTCCAAAGACATCCAGGTGAAGGAAGAGGACAGGAAGTCAACAAAGCCGTTCGGCATGAACTGGAAGATGACGGCGAAGACGGCGCTGGTGCAGATGCACCATAAAATCCAGACTTTCGAGCACCTGTCGAAGAAGTTGGTTCTGGTCCTTCAAGATCACCTTCTGGCCTACATGCGGCAGGAGTTCACGTTCGACCACTTGGTTCCCGCCCGCTTGGGCGACCCGATGCACTTCCATTCGTACTCGCTGGGCGAAGAAGACGGGGCGCTGAAACTGGAACTGGAAGGGCAACACAGTACCGACACCGCAGGTATCGCGAAGTGCTTGGGATTACAGTCAGAGGCGAAGGTAGAATTGGAAGCCATCATTGCCCTGATTGAAGTGAAGATATCGCACAAAACCTTGATGAGTATCGAGACACCACCACCAGCCAGCACGCTCGCAGACGAGGCTACCGAAGAGGATAGTTAA
- a CDS encoding PLP-dependent cysteine synthase family protein produces MSAELPGCHRYLNRIAPPPLVPVRLDASLPAVWCKLEFLNPSGSTKDRIARFILEKAWRMGRVKCGDRVVEASSGSTSIALALACAQMGLKFLAVMPEGVSNERVFIIRAYGGDVKFTPAALGIRGAITEVERLGAEPGVFLPKQFANLDNAEAHRLGTAREVLDQIPGGKVDAVASGVGTGGTLVGLFEGLRENGCRVIPVLARPVNFTRAPEVECCSFSSRIPGVADSISEIFSAERLPGLLTIEVRDEDALATTRELIRLGFPVGPSSGLNYQAALAVLRQLNDPAAQVVTVFPDRMERYFTTELFKPFV; encoded by the coding sequence ATGTCCGCCGAGTTGCCGGGCTGTCACCGTTACTTGAACCGCATCGCCCCGCCGCCGCTGGTCCCGGTGCGCCTTGATGCCAGTTTGCCCGCGGTGTGGTGCAAGCTGGAATTTCTGAACCCGAGCGGCAGCACGAAGGACCGTATCGCGCGGTTCATTCTGGAAAAAGCCTGGCGCATGGGCCGCGTCAAGTGCGGCGACCGCGTTGTGGAGGCGTCGAGCGGGAGCACGAGTATCGCACTGGCGCTGGCGTGCGCGCAGATGGGGCTAAAATTTCTCGCGGTGATGCCGGAGGGCGTGAGCAACGAGCGCGTGTTCATTATTCGGGCATACGGCGGTGATGTGAAATTCACGCCCGCAGCGCTCGGGATTCGCGGCGCGATTACCGAAGTCGAGCGCCTGGGAGCCGAGCCGGGCGTGTTCCTGCCAAAGCAGTTCGCGAACCTGGACAACGCGGAAGCGCACCGCCTCGGTACCGCGCGCGAGGTGCTCGACCAGATCCCCGGCGGAAAAGTGGACGCGGTCGCGAGCGGCGTCGGTACGGGCGGTACGCTCGTCGGGCTGTTCGAGGGGCTGCGTGAGAACGGCTGCCGCGTTATTCCGGTGCTCGCGCGTCCGGTGAACTTCACGCGCGCCCCGGAAGTCGAATGCTGCAGCTTCTCGTCGCGCATCCCCGGCGTCGCGGACTCGATTTCCGAAATCTTCAGTGCCGAGCGCCTACCCGGGCTACTCACGATCGAAGTGCGGGACGAAGACGCCCTCGCAACCACGCGCGAGTTGATCCGCCTCGGGTTCCCGGTCGGCCCCAGCTCGGGGCTAAACTATCAAGCCGCGCTCGCCGTGCTCCGCCAACTAAACGACCCGGCCGCCCAGGTCGTGACCGTGTTTCCGGACCGAATGGAGCGCTACTTCACCACCGAACTGTTCAAACCGTTCGTATGA
- a CDS encoding DUF1579 domain-containing protein — protein MKTVRCFCAVAVVAALVSPAAQGQEAPKPGPEHEVLKKLEGNWDLVMKFGGGESKGTVTYKMDLGGLWLSGALESELFGAKFQGKSLETYDAAKKKYISVWVDSMGTQPMILEGGYDKDKKTLTLTGEHPGQDGKLAKWKSVSTLADDNTINFSMFVGDDKEPMFTIVYKRKK, from the coding sequence ATGAAGACGGTGCGTTGTTTCTGTGCGGTCGCCGTGGTTGCCGCACTGGTATCTCCCGCAGCGCAGGGGCAGGAAGCGCCCAAACCCGGCCCGGAGCACGAGGTTCTCAAGAAGTTGGAAGGCAACTGGGATCTCGTGATGAAGTTCGGCGGGGGCGAGTCCAAGGGGACCGTCACGTACAAGATGGACCTCGGCGGACTGTGGCTCTCCGGGGCGCTGGAGAGCGAACTCTTCGGCGCGAAGTTCCAGGGCAAGAGTTTGGAAACCTACGACGCCGCCAAGAAGAAGTACATCAGCGTGTGGGTGGACAGCATGGGCACCCAGCCGATGATCCTGGAAGGCGGCTACGACAAGGACAAGAAGACGCTAACGCTGACCGGCGAGCACCCCGGGCAGGACGGGAAGCTGGCGAAGTGGAAGTCAGTGTCTACGCTGGCGGACGACAACACGATTAACTTCAGCATGTTTGTGGGAGACGACAAAGAACCGATGTTCACGATCGTCTACAAGCGGAAGAAGTAA
- the mnmA gene encoding tRNA 2-thiouridine(34) synthase MnmA — MPRVVLAMSGGVDSSASAVLLKRQGYDVIGLFMRTGTHGHDQGNARADHKKGCCSAIDAGDARRVADKLDIPFYALDFEAEFNRIIDYFADEYARGRTPNPCVVCNNWLKFGQLWAFGQKLGADYIATGHYAQIIGGELHKGIDGDKDQSYVLHGIKRDVLPHLLFPVGGYTKPQIRAFAREAGLLSVAEKPDSVEICFVPSGDHTDVVRSRRPEVATAGLITERNGTVLGPHDGLDRFTIGQRKGLNIGGGKKRFVLELLPETNTVVVGDENDLLASGLIASEVNWLIDAPMEPIACTAKIRYRHAGVPATLIALPTGGAEVTFDASQPAVTPGQAVAFYDGTRVLGGGWIESASR; from the coding sequence ATGCCGCGGGTCGTGCTGGCGATGAGTGGGGGAGTGGACAGTTCGGCGTCGGCCGTGCTGCTGAAGCGGCAGGGGTACGACGTCATCGGCCTTTTCATGCGCACCGGGACGCACGGGCACGACCAGGGAAACGCGCGCGCCGACCACAAAAAGGGCTGCTGCTCCGCGATCGACGCCGGGGACGCGCGCCGCGTGGCTGACAAGCTCGACATCCCGTTCTACGCACTCGATTTCGAGGCGGAATTCAACCGCATCATCGACTACTTCGCGGACGAGTACGCCCGCGGGCGCACGCCGAACCCGTGCGTGGTGTGCAACAACTGGCTGAAGTTCGGTCAACTCTGGGCCTTCGGTCAGAAGCTCGGTGCGGACTACATCGCCACCGGGCACTACGCACAAATTATTGGGGGCGAGCTCCACAAGGGCATTGATGGCGACAAGGACCAGAGTTACGTACTGCACGGCATTAAGCGCGACGTGCTACCGCACCTGCTGTTCCCGGTCGGTGGATACACGAAGCCGCAAATCCGTGCGTTCGCACGCGAAGCGGGGTTACTGAGCGTCGCGGAGAAGCCGGACAGCGTGGAAATCTGCTTCGTGCCGAGTGGCGACCACACCGATGTGGTGCGCTCGCGCCGGCCGGAAGTCGCGACGGCGGGGCTTATCACCGAACGAAACGGCACCGTGCTCGGCCCGCATGACGGCCTCGATCGCTTCACGATCGGTCAGCGGAAGGGCTTGAACATCGGCGGAGGAAAGAAGCGATTCGTGTTGGAATTGCTACCGGAGACGAACACGGTCGTTGTCGGCGACGAAAACGACCTCCTGGCTTCAGGACTGATCGCGAGCGAAGTGAACTGGCTCATTGATGCGCCGATGGAGCCGATCGCCTGCACCGCGAAGATCCGTTACCGTCACGCGGGGGTGCCCGCGACCCTGATCGCGCTGCCGACCGGGGGTGCGGAAGTAACCTTCGATGCCTCGCAACCGGCCGTGACACCGGGGCAGGCGGTCGCGTTCTACGACGGCACCCGCGTCCTCGGGGGCGGCTGGATCGAAAGTGCCTCTCGTTGA
- a CDS encoding Gfo/Idh/MocA family protein codes for MSATRRQFLATSALTLSAASYNRAANGPNAKVKLAVMGLRTRGKQLVPGFASVPGVEISHVVDPDPAMVKPVLDALKNPESPPKVETDIRKVLEDKSVTAVVVSAPDHWHALATIWAAERGKHVYVEKPVSHDLLEGRRMVQAARKYKVVIQVGTQRRSSTNVAAAREFIKAGKLGKVPFARTWIAGSRKPIGKKADEAAPPKGVDYDLFLGPAPARPFNANRFHYNWHWFWELGTGELGNNGIHGLDQIRNVLGLDAPTRISSMGGKYVFDDDQETPDTQTATFEFPGCTVVWEHRVWEKNGPEKMSYGVILHGEKGTLLFDNNGWHVRDGEEVKEPSGPDMLKAHQKNFIDAVRGDAQPNADIEEGHKSTRLCHLGNIAFRTGNVLNFDAKTETTDSPEANKLLGREYRKGFELPAV; via the coding sequence GTGTCCGCAACTCGTCGTCAGTTCCTCGCCACGTCCGCTCTCACGCTGTCCGCGGCTTCCTACAACCGCGCCGCGAACGGTCCGAACGCGAAAGTCAAACTCGCGGTGATGGGCCTGCGCACGCGCGGCAAGCAGCTCGTTCCCGGCTTCGCGTCCGTGCCCGGCGTCGAGATTTCGCACGTCGTTGATCCCGATCCGGCGATGGTGAAGCCCGTACTTGACGCGCTCAAGAACCCCGAGTCGCCGCCGAAGGTCGAAACCGACATCCGCAAGGTACTGGAAGACAAATCGGTGACAGCGGTGGTCGTGTCGGCCCCGGACCACTGGCACGCGCTCGCGACGATCTGGGCCGCGGAGCGCGGGAAGCACGTATACGTCGAGAAGCCCGTTTCGCACGACCTGCTCGAAGGGCGGCGCATGGTGCAGGCCGCGCGCAAGTACAAGGTGGTGATCCAGGTCGGCACCCAGCGCCGGAGTTCCACCAACGTGGCCGCCGCGCGCGAGTTCATCAAAGCCGGCAAGCTCGGGAAGGTGCCGTTCGCGCGCACGTGGATCGCGGGGAGCCGCAAACCGATCGGGAAGAAGGCGGACGAGGCCGCGCCGCCGAAGGGCGTCGATTACGACCTCTTTTTGGGGCCGGCGCCAGCACGCCCGTTCAACGCGAACCGCTTCCATTACAACTGGCACTGGTTCTGGGAACTCGGCACCGGTGAACTCGGTAACAACGGCATCCACGGGCTGGACCAGATCCGTAACGTCCTCGGCCTCGACGCGCCCACGCGGATCTCTTCAATGGGCGGCAAATACGTCTTCGACGACGATCAGGAAACGCCCGACACACAGACCGCGACGTTCGAGTTCCCGGGCTGCACGGTGGTGTGGGAGCACCGCGTGTGGGAGAAGAACGGCCCGGAGAAAATGTCGTATGGCGTCATCCTCCACGGCGAGAAGGGGACGCTCCTCTTCGACAACAACGGCTGGCACGTCCGCGACGGCGAAGAGGTGAAGGAGCCGAGCGGCCCCGACATGCTGAAGGCCCATCAGAAGAACTTTATCGACGCGGTCCGCGGAGACGCACAACCGAACGCGGATATCGAGGAGGGGCACAAGAGCACGCGGTTGTGTCACCTGGGCAACATCGCGTTCCGCACCGGTAACGTGCTGAATTTTGATGCAAAGACCGAGACAACCGACTCGCCCGAAGCGAACAAGCTCTTGGGCCGCGAGTACCGCAAGGGCTTCGAGCTGCCCGCGGTGTGA
- a CDS encoding sigma-54 interaction domain-containing protein: MPKSEQFLPPLPEIVGTAPAMQDVFRLVRLAAPRSANVLLIGETGTGKEVIAKAVHKLSRRADGPFIRVNCGALHENLLESELFGHIKGSFTGAVENKTGRFEAAHGGTIFLDEINSTSQKLQVKLLRVLQEREFERVGESRTIRVDVRVVAATNTSLEQAVEDGEFREDLYYRLNVIPIGLPPLRERRDDIPLLAQFFLKRYGDLHKCPVPELTPVALEALKAHDWPGNVRELENTLERLTVFADGGPLTPELLRFGRPRPVIRAPRGGGAPTDVPSLIHALVRAGMHAPRPGHIKLHKFLVDGVERELIEEVLRECGDNQVKAADRLGINRNTLHKKREEYRKADAGGGDLPPSDSSSEPPAAAG, encoded by the coding sequence ATGCCGAAAAGCGAGCAGTTTTTACCGCCGCTACCCGAGATCGTGGGCACCGCACCGGCCATGCAAGACGTTTTCCGTCTTGTTCGCCTCGCTGCGCCCCGATCCGCAAACGTTCTGCTCATAGGCGAAACCGGGACCGGCAAAGAAGTTATCGCAAAAGCCGTTCACAAACTCAGTCGTCGGGCGGACGGGCCGTTCATCCGCGTGAATTGCGGCGCGCTGCACGAGAACCTGCTCGAAAGCGAACTCTTCGGGCACATCAAAGGCTCGTTTACAGGGGCCGTCGAGAACAAGACCGGCCGATTTGAAGCCGCGCACGGCGGCACCATTTTCCTGGATGAAATCAACAGCACTTCGCAGAAGCTGCAGGTGAAGTTGCTCCGCGTGCTTCAGGAGCGCGAGTTCGAGCGCGTCGGTGAGAGCCGGACGATCCGCGTGGATGTGCGGGTGGTCGCGGCGACGAACACGTCGTTGGAACAGGCCGTTGAAGACGGCGAGTTCCGCGAAGACCTCTACTACCGGCTGAACGTCATTCCCATCGGGTTGCCACCACTGCGCGAGCGCCGCGACGACATCCCATTACTGGCCCAGTTCTTCCTCAAGCGCTACGGCGACTTGCACAAGTGCCCCGTGCCGGAACTGACTCCGGTCGCGCTCGAAGCACTCAAAGCACATGACTGGCCCGGGAACGTGCGTGAACTGGAGAACACGCTGGAACGCCTGACGGTGTTCGCCGATGGCGGGCCGCTCACCCCGGAACTGCTCCGATTCGGGCGCCCGCGCCCGGTAATTCGTGCCCCGCGCGGTGGCGGCGCGCCGACCGATGTGCCGTCGCTGATTCACGCCCTGGTCCGCGCCGGGATGCACGCTCCGCGTCCGGGGCACATCAAGCTCCATAAGTTCCTCGTTGATGGTGTCGAACGCGAGTTGATCGAAGAGGTTCTGCGGGAGTGCGGCGACAACCAGGTGAAGGCGGCCGACCGTCTGGGCATTAACCGCAACACGTTGCACAAGAAGCGGGAAGAGTACCGCAAGGCGGACGCGGGCGGGGGCGACCTTCCTCCGAGCGATTCGTCATCCGAACCACCCGCCGCGGCGGGGTGA
- a CDS encoding vWA domain-containing protein: protein MPYDMQIDRSNPGCIVFLVDLSNSMLDGIAGTQRAKMDTVSTAINRFFQELITSCEKGEEKPRNYFDVGLIGYTTDANGVATVRSLFQTALTGRDLVSISDLYDNPLEIEQRRKKEFVDDGAGGLTEVERQIAFPVWFRSPAPTEMFGTPMCTALGYGKQVLQAWIDAHPNSFPPMVINLTDGESTDGMPVPFAEELKALATADGNVLLFNCHLSGRDAQPVFLPPTESLLPDEYARDLFGMSSPLPDKLRHMAEVKGISAPLGCKAMAFNADAVSLLKLLNVGTQVVAAATLPPHLR, encoded by the coding sequence ATGCCCTACGATATGCAGATCGACCGCTCGAACCCCGGGTGCATTGTGTTCCTGGTGGACCTCTCCAACTCGATGTTGGACGGGATCGCGGGCACGCAGCGGGCGAAGATGGACACGGTTTCCACCGCCATCAACCGGTTCTTCCAGGAACTCATCACGAGCTGCGAAAAGGGCGAAGAGAAGCCGCGCAACTACTTCGACGTGGGTCTGATCGGGTACACGACCGACGCCAACGGGGTCGCCACCGTCCGCTCGCTGTTCCAAACGGCCCTGACCGGGCGCGACCTCGTTTCCATCAGCGATTTGTACGACAACCCGCTTGAAATCGAACAACGACGGAAGAAGGAGTTCGTCGACGACGGCGCCGGCGGACTCACGGAAGTGGAGCGCCAGATCGCGTTCCCGGTGTGGTTCCGCTCGCCGGCCCCGACCGAGATGTTCGGCACGCCAATGTGTACCGCGCTCGGGTACGGCAAGCAGGTGCTCCAGGCGTGGATCGACGCCCACCCGAACAGCTTCCCGCCGATGGTCATCAACCTGACCGACGGCGAGTCCACCGACGGGATGCCGGTGCCGTTCGCCGAAGAACTCAAGGCGCTCGCGACCGCGGACGGGAACGTGTTACTGTTCAATTGTCACCTGTCCGGCCGCGACGCGCAACCGGTGTTCCTCCCGCCGACCGAATCGCTGTTGCCCGACGAGTACGCGCGGGACCTGTTCGGCATGTCCAGCCCGCTCCCGGACAAGTTGCGGCACATGGCCGAGGTGAAGGGCATTTCCGCGCCGCTGGGGTGCAAGGCGATGGCGTTCAACGCGGACGCGGTCAGCCTGCTCAAGTTGCTGAACGTCGGCACGCAGGTGGTGGCCGCCGCTACGCTCCCTCCGCACTTACGGTAA
- a CDS encoding DNA-methyltransferase: MRTQTTPPTAEQNGQSYRTYFEEFRAGTGYDPLFLCGDALKVLTDLPADSIDCVMTSPPYWGQRDYGGGGIGLEATWQEYVANLSAICEQLKRVLKPTGSFWLNIGDAYQNKNLLGLPWRVALTLTDQQGWVLRNDVVWNKVKGGMDNATDKLRNNHEFVFHFVKKAKGYFYNVGAARHQPRQSKVVGERVVSATGVSGVRYRRQIELTTAMNDEEKKNALAALEGILTHVRDGNLSDFRMIIRGVQRATHSDSEKVSGRARELKEKGFYFLKYHPNGAKLSDVWEIMPEDTQKRKAHFAPYPEDLCKLPILTTCPEGGIVLDPFAGTGTTNYVAFRSGMKSVGIEISPEHIKHARERCRLLL, from the coding sequence ATGCGCACACAAACAACGCCGCCGACTGCCGAGCAGAACGGGCAGTCGTACCGGACGTATTTTGAAGAGTTCCGAGCCGGCACAGGGTACGACCCACTCTTCTTGTGCGGGGATGCCCTGAAGGTGCTGACCGACCTTCCGGCCGACTCCATCGACTGTGTTATGACCTCGCCCCCGTACTGGGGCCAGCGGGACTACGGCGGTGGCGGCATCGGTCTGGAAGCGACGTGGCAAGAGTACGTCGCCAACCTGTCCGCCATCTGCGAGCAGTTGAAGCGAGTGCTGAAGCCGACGGGTTCGTTCTGGTTGAACATCGGGGATGCCTACCAAAACAAGAATCTGCTGGGGCTGCCGTGGCGAGTCGCCTTAACTCTGACGGATCAGCAGGGGTGGGTTCTGCGGAACGACGTGGTGTGGAATAAGGTGAAGGGCGGGATGGACAACGCCACCGACAAGCTGCGGAACAATCACGAGTTCGTTTTCCATTTTGTCAAGAAGGCGAAGGGATACTTCTACAACGTGGGCGCCGCACGCCACCAGCCCCGTCAGTCGAAGGTTGTGGGTGAACGTGTTGTGTCTGCCACCGGTGTGAGTGGGGTGCGGTATCGACGGCAGATCGAACTCACTACGGCGATGAACGATGAGGAGAAGAAGAACGCACTGGCGGCCCTGGAAGGCATCCTTACCCACGTCCGGGACGGCAACCTCTCGGATTTCAGGATGATCATCCGGGGCGTCCAGCGGGCCACGCACTCGGACTCGGAGAAGGTATCAGGCCGGGCACGAGAACTAAAAGAAAAGGGATTCTACTTTCTGAAGTACCACCCGAACGGAGCCAAGCTGAGCGACGTGTGGGAGATCATGCCCGAAGACACGCAGAAGCGGAAGGCCCACTTTGCCCCGTACCCGGAAGACCTCTGCAAGCTCCCGATACTGACCACCTGCCCCGAAGGTGGTATCGTTCTCGACCCGTTCGCGGGTACCGGAACGACGAACTACGTCGCTTTCCGCTCGGGTATGAAGTCCGTCGGCATCGAGATATCTCCCGAACACATCAAGCACGCCCGTGAACGGTGCAGGTTGTTGCTATGA
- a CDS encoding universal stress protein, with translation MIRVTRILYPTDFSSYSNQAYFHAVGLAEASGASLTVVYVHAPGAPESPSHWQSQLEQVRPANPKIAVSHVLLEGDPATEIARYAADAGIDVVVIGTHGRAGADRLAMGSVAERVVREAACSVMVVKLPKGVAGAERPIAARI, from the coding sequence ATGATCCGCGTCACTCGCATTCTGTACCCGACCGACTTCTCGAGCTACTCGAACCAGGCGTACTTTCACGCGGTCGGGTTGGCCGAGGCGTCTGGCGCGAGCCTGACTGTGGTGTACGTTCACGCGCCCGGCGCCCCCGAATCCCCGAGCCACTGGCAGAGCCAATTGGAACAGGTGCGCCCCGCGAACCCGAAGATCGCGGTGAGTCACGTATTATTAGAGGGTGACCCGGCGACCGAAATCGCCCGGTACGCGGCCGACGCCGGGATCGACGTGGTCGTGATCGGCACGCACGGGCGCGCCGGGGCCGACCGGCTCGCGATGGGCAGCGTGGCCGAGCGCGTGGTGCGCGAGGCCGCGTGTTCCGTGATGGTGGTGAAACTGCCGAAGGGTGTGGCGGGTGCGGAGCGGCCGATTGCCGCTCGCATCTGA
- a CDS encoding BBP7 family outer membrane beta-barrel protein gives MELLIGRTRGPSVAPIVTTGPASAGAFAGAVGQPTTLPLFGGKRALDDWRSGLRVELGAWLDGNQHSGIGIRFYSLFTTNEQFRSGPNGRAVVNVPQSVNAGPLAIQIPAFVSFPGASTGRVSASAETMFMGGDVNWRYLIDRTDWFRVDTLAGYRQLHLTDEIGANFNVVPTATASESMLVAPQFTGADSVRTRNNFYGPQLGLCASTGGGRLWIEGHAATALGVTESSLDFARSRMGGIAPNPVAVLAALGAPPSAANTMAATNQTAMMQSNVANRLSYFGAVGEGGVRLNWRATDHVRFTAGYSFLYWNNVRRAQEMFVLGPVLRPQAIDFTTHLFSVGFDLRF, from the coding sequence GTGGAACTGCTGATCGGGCGGACGCGCGGGCCGAGCGTGGCGCCCATCGTCACGACCGGCCCCGCATCTGCCGGGGCGTTCGCCGGGGCAGTTGGTCAACCCACCACGCTCCCGTTGTTCGGTGGGAAACGCGCCCTGGATGACTGGCGCAGCGGGTTGCGCGTGGAACTCGGCGCGTGGTTAGACGGCAACCAGCACAGCGGCATCGGCATTCGCTTCTACTCGCTGTTCACCACGAACGAGCAGTTCCGCTCGGGGCCGAACGGCCGTGCCGTGGTCAACGTTCCGCAGTCCGTGAATGCCGGACCGCTCGCGATTCAAATACCCGCGTTCGTGAGTTTTCCCGGTGCCTCCACGGGGCGCGTCTCGGCCAGTGCCGAAACGATGTTCATGGGCGGTGACGTAAACTGGCGGTACTTGATCGACCGGACCGACTGGTTCCGCGTCGACACGCTCGCGGGCTACCGACAATTACACCTCACGGACGAAATCGGCGCGAACTTCAACGTTGTACCCACCGCCACCGCGAGCGAATCGATGCTCGTTGCCCCGCAGTTCACAGGCGCCGACAGCGTGCGCACGCGGAACAATTTCTACGGCCCACAACTCGGTTTGTGTGCTTCGACCGGTGGGGGGCGGCTCTGGATCGAAGGGCACGCCGCGACCGCGTTGGGCGTGACAGAGAGTTCGCTGGATTTCGCGCGCTCGCGAATGGGGGGCATCGCGCCGAACCCGGTCGCGGTGCTCGCCGCGCTCGGTGCCCCACCCTCTGCCGCAAATACTATGGCCGCGACGAACCAGACCGCGATGATGCAGTCGAACGTGGCGAACCGGCTGTCGTACTTCGGCGCGGTGGGCGAGGGCGGCGTGCGGTTGAACTGGCGCGCGACCGATCACGTCCGCTTCACGGCCGGGTACAGCTTCCTGTACTGGAACAACGTGCGCCGGGCACAAGAAATGTTTGTCCTCGGGCCGGTGCTGCGGCCGCAAGCGATCGACTTCACCACTCACCTGTTTAGTGTGGGTTTTGACCTGCGGTTTTAG